The sequence ctgtctgatgtcaAAATTGCATGCAAACACTAAAATGAGCAAATTGTAAATGAATGACATCCTATATCCAGTCTGTCattatttagataaattaaaCGATATTGTAATAATTATGGGCAGTCTGCTATTTTGGACTGCTTcaaggactcattgagagctttcttcacccgaCCACAGAACTTTTATGTGGTGATAATGTCAATGTCCATACTCCCTATGGCCTCTGAACTTCAGCAAACTTTTTTGTCATACCAAATGAAGCCTCGGTTGTCCAACAGGCAACTAATGCACAATGCATTTGTGTGGTAAGGTATCAGGAATATGGTTTCTGATGCAATGATTAGGGAAATAATACAGCCTCATGGCTCTTGCAGGGGCACAGCTCGgatttaaggctagggggagtttcaggcacaactaatactgggaggccagggggtatggcatacccatcagggtaagcgggaggtgcaggggccctctgccagaaaaaaatttaagatcattggttcaaaatggtgagttttacggctttccgagggatattttattaatcctcacactattatacaggtaatattaatccaattaaataaaatagatttgacttaaaaatttctctgagctcctgGGTGGATTTTATTCCCCAAAgtccccccttgctgtgccactgggcTCTTGTAAACTAGAGCTGAGCTGGCTAACTCGAGttcaggaaagcaaaaattgtTTCTAAAAATATGTAGTCGTTCACAAAATCatcaattaagtacaaaaaaaagagCTCGACACTCTGCTTGATATATCATGGTGACAAAAGAAAAATGGCAAGTATTCTGTTGTAGGCTCCCAAAGAAGCATTGCAACAATTCTAGCAATTCAATTGAGTGATAAGGTGACATGAACTAAGTAATTCCGGCCAGAAAAAGTTGCTGACAATTTGATGAATGTGTGGATAAACAAATTGCCAGACAGATGTATCCAGGTATACATATATTCTTTTTAGTGTTGTTCTAGTGGAGTCATCTCGATTATATCTACCGGCTATATCTATCTtgtaagttcctttcgggaaatgctgcgttgaaaaAATTTGAGCGAAAATTGTTTTTAACGCAGCATTTCTGCATTTCTCGAAAGCAGCTTCATGacagataaaagaagctgtgaaaatcttcataccgGCTATATTGTTGAGGGCAATGTTCCTTGTATTCAGTGGTTATCACCCTGAGTGGACACACTGTTATATTTGAATCACTAAGGGAATCGAGAGGATTACATAATGATTTTCGAGCCAATGTGAACACTTGTAATACCTAGCATATTCCAATATTCAAAGCACAATTCCTGGCAGCAAATAAATTACTAAGTAAACAACTTAAAAACatattgatttattgattgaaatatcatattcatttttatgaaagtaaGTAGCACTAAAATATACCACGATGTGACTTTGAAGGCAATGAGAGAACTGGTGACCCAATAATGTATAAATTAACAGGCACTGCCAAATAGAGTTGATGAGTCCTGTACACTGCAGTGCCCAAGTAACGATCCAATTaacataaattttagaaaaatattaatctctGTACAAAAACAAGCTGTGGTATGTGTCTTTCCCTACCAATCTTGCATATTCCTTCACTTTACCTTCATCATTTGCTGCATAGTTGATCTTCTTATAAGTGTGATAACTCATGAGCTGACGTTTGTATAAGATCCCAACCTGGCAGTGAGAAGAGAACAAATTAGCAACAAATGTGAAGAACACACATGCATCCATTTTCTTACATAATTTACAACCGACATACTTTTTCCAAGTTCACCTCACACTTAAGAGCATTTTCCACTCTGAGATCAGTTTCAAATCTTGAGTACTTGCTTTTATCAAGCAAAGGACGACACTTTTCTATGGGATGCCATGTAAATGTTTCAGGGCAAAGCAGGTACGATGGCACATACTTCCCCTTGTAAGCCATTTTAGGGCAAGAATGCAGGTAGAAGCCgaggtaataatattttataggagGGTAAACCTTCATCAATGACctcgttgaaaatatttccctGCAGAATTTATATGAAAACAAGACAAGAGACAGTTTCAAGACATGCAATTAATCACACCAATAATTACTCAATAAATACTTCAATGAGTAATTTAATCCCAATATTCTGATGAATCACAACATAAGAAGGATTCATCAATAATGCTAGAGTTCTCATCAAAATTTCTTAAAGCAAATGATGTTGCCCTTACCGAAGACATCCATAAGTTCCCAACGATAGAAACCTTAATTCAGGgtcatagaaaaaatatactgATGAAATGCACTTGGGCAATATATCAATCACACCAACTGCAATAAGTCTGTCACCAACCCAATACTGTTCGTGAAAAGAACCAAATCCACAAGGAGGGCCTTCACCAGGCTGGGAATCCTGTAAAGAGGATGATTCATCCATAAATAATGGGAAGTGCTCATAAGTTTCTCTGGTCCACATGTTCACTAATTCATCCATTGATCAAGACAAATGCATCTAAAGATTTACTTTAACAGTAGAGCATCGGAACCGGTCATTTTGACCAGTTTTGTTAATAATTTCTTTGCAattccctttatttatttcactcaccaccgaaaacagcaccctttggcctttacattggggttGATAACACTTAACAATAAAGtgtgcacaaacatccatgccctagattaGGGTAAATTACCCAtacgggactcaaacccacgacctttggtttggcaggcgaggactttaccccgctgccaccgagccCAGCTTTAAATTAGTGAGCTATAATTTTGTGACTTTTATTCTTTGAATGATATACCCGATTGCTTCAAATATTAGTCATTAATATTccattacttaaaaattatacttatacGTAACTTCAACCCAGGAACCCATCATTTTGACCGGTTGATATTTCCAGTGCAAACATTCAAAATGTGAGGGGTGAATTTTGGAACAAACTTCCAAGCGTTACATGATTCAAAACCTGTAAGCAGCTATTTGACTCTTGGCTACTTTGCTAAGAGTAGAATTGTATTTAAAGGACATGTTTTAATTGCATAAGAAACTTACATAAATAGGTGAGTCAATGAGGAACCTAGTAAGTTGCTTGATGGAGCAATCCTCCGGTGAGTCATCATGCACAGCCATTTGATATTTCTCATAGAGTTTATGAGTTTTATGAAGCAGCACTTCATCCATCTTCAAATCCGATACGGAAACAAGTTCAGTCTTCAGAAAGAAAGAAATGGCATTACTGTAGTTACGATGACAACATACTTAAAATCTattgatacaaataaatatgCACCGTTGCAACATATATTCTCCACACAGTGTATATAATATAGGAGACAGCCAATGCAATCAGCATATTAAAAGGAGTTCTATATGGAGGTAGCACACTACAGTAGTCTCTCCTTCAACCTTTCAGCTTGGCAATTCATTTTGGTGCTCACAAAATGCATAACTTAGTCAATAACTTACTCAACTTGATTACATTCAAAGCTACACTGTTTagtatacaccaaggatgaaattttgcCATGAGAAGAGATTTGGCTCAGCCAGGATTCGAACATGAATCTCCTGGTTACCCATTAAAATGATCAAAGAATATTAGAACTGTGTTTATATTACTATTCTTCAGCAGCTCCTCCACGATCCTGCATAATTTGGCACTTCGAAAGATATTAGTTGGGATTGATATCAGTCTTGACTGGTCATACAGTTATATCGTTAACGATTGACATAGGCCACGAAAGATGTTGATCAACATTGATATCAGTTGTGACTGACCACTTGCAATTGACTCAGGTGAAGTGAATGGTCATCAAACATCACTGAATCAACCAACTATTCCCATCACAAAtagtgactttttattttttgccctAGCGTGCAAATCAGAAGGTAAAGAATAAACAAAATCTCAGAGAAGAAAAAGTACataactacagtaaaactttgattttacgcagttggagggatcGAAagatgggcactgtgtaaaatcaagagttggcaTTGAGGAGGAGTATACTTTTCTGGATAAcgcttgctcattatttttagaacgcttagttatacacttttgtatagttctgatttaagccaaaaccggaaccagaaaaagtctcatatgtgaggttttatggtaaaggagcatgaaatccttttcaatcgcgtCAGATGTTTCccagattcaattactcatttggaggcaagaaaatgaagcctattAATCTTATTTACTCGGGACTGAGGTTCGCaatttcgtaataacgaaaatttcgtaataacatttcttttactatagctttgATAGGCCTATTTGccaggaccaacgatttgcttcataataacaagaacttcgtaataacgttgttcgtattaacaagagtctactgtagcaTTTGTGTGCTTAAACAAACATgtatgcattagtgaacatatatttattattatataataacagaaagcgagcactactgcatgatttttaccatgatttgagagaaaacaatgtgagctctcttaattcaacagtcacttaaattttttaagataGTAGGATAACTTTTTCCTTCTTTACTGCTAGGTATGCTCTCATaaggaacaaaatggccataactaatggttaacatgaaaattacagcatattaaaggtgtataagaaaaaaataagcgtgaaacatttaactttgaaaatgtcattccatgtatgtaatcgcggctgcattaatggtctctagttgtctcggtacgatatgtggaggtagttaggctgtcttgggggtgtctccttggtatgataagaggaggttttacaagataaagaggttcactatatagaggtttgcctataaacttacatgtaaa comes from Ischnura elegans chromosome X, ioIscEleg1.1, whole genome shotgun sequence and encodes:
- the LOC124170971 gene encoding arginyl-tRNA--protein transferase 1-like isoform X3 is translated as MDYESADELPPHLALAQSQPAVIDYDKIEVDVSPSKEGITSKEVINSRMEVEGFQSVPGNESKRKSTINKEETTQLHGKKFSHAVSAAGPSTEEQGQNAAGTTEDHPKPKKAKLIRLENKYNKLIKRGMSHEDASQLTYANKNSVQKTSSFDYDSYFPREEEMSSFALRFKTELVSVSDLKMDEVLLHKTHKLYEKYQMAVHDDSPEDCSIKQLTRFLIDSPIYDSQPGEGPPCGFGSFHEQYWVGDRLIAVGVIDILPKCISSVYFFYDPELRFLSLGTYGCLREIFSTRSLMKVYPPIKYYYLGFYLHSCPKMAYKGKYVPSYLLCPETFTWHPIEKCRPLLDKSKYSRFETDLRVENALKCEVNLEKVGILYKRQLMSYHTYKKINYAANDEGKVKEYARLVGKDTYHSLFLYRD
- the LOC124170971 gene encoding arginyl-tRNA--protein transferase 1-like isoform X2, with the protein product MYSVLFLPIPCSPSTLPANSFWHYSLSFSSFSRHPPWLALHSFSSLCFPFFPFLLHKCLQSVLNFFSTSTSLADYESADELPPHLALAQSQPAVIDYDKIEVDVSPSKEGITSKEVINSRMEVEGFQSVPGNESKRKSTINKEETTQLHGKKFSHAVSAAGPSTEEQGQNAAGTTEDHPKPKKAKLIRLENKYNKLIKRGMSHEDASQLTYANKNSVQKTSSFDYDSYFPREEEMSSFALRFKTELVSVSDLKMDEVLLHKTHKLYEKYQMAVHDDSPEDCSIKQLTRFLIDSPIYDSQPGEGPPCGFGSFHEQYWVGDRLIAVGVIDILPKCISSVYFFYDPELRFLSLGTYGCLREIFSTRSLMKVYPPIKYYYLGFYLHSCPKMAYKGKYVPSYLLCPETFTWHPIEKCRPLLDKSKYSRFETDLRVENALKCEVNLEKVGILYKRQLMSYHTYKKINYAANDEGKVKEYARLVGKDTYHSLFLYRD